A window of the Desulforapulum autotrophicum HRM2 genome harbors these coding sequences:
- a CDS encoding Fic family protein — MPHGSFKTPALKAGLVEKTIQDKPKSGKQRYRDTKKRM, encoded by the coding sequence ATTCCCCACGGATCTTTTAAAACCCCTGCTTTAAAAGCAGGGCTGGTCGAAAAGACCATTCAGGACAAACCCAAAAGCGGTAAACAGAGATACCGTGATACAAAAAAAAGGATGTAA
- a CDS encoding single-stranded DNA-binding protein, which produces MAGVNKAIILGHLGRDPEMTYTPSGLAVCKFSLATSKKMKDGQEVTQWHRCTAFGKTGELISQYVNKGNQLYVEGEITYSQYEKDGVTRYSTDIIIREFNFIGGGGGGGGAQQGGGYQGGQGGGAPQGGGYQGNAGYQQGGAPQGGGYKGGGSGGSVPPKDDIPF; this is translated from the coding sequence ATGGCTGGCGTTAACAAAGCGATTATTTTAGGTCATCTTGGCAGAGATCCGGAAATGACATACACCCCCTCCGGGCTTGCGGTGTGTAAATTTTCCCTTGCAACCTCAAAAAAGATGAAGGACGGACAGGAGGTCACCCAGTGGCATCGCTGCACCGCCTTTGGCAAGACAGGCGAACTGATTTCCCAGTATGTGAACAAGGGTAATCAGCTCTATGTGGAAGGCGAGATTACTTACAGCCAGTATGAAAAAGACGGCGTTACCCGTTATTCAACAGACATCATTATAAGGGAGTTCAACTTTATCGGTGGTGGCGGTGGTGGTGGTGGCGCTCAACAGGGCGGTGGCTATCAGGGTGGCCAGGGGGGCGGCGCTCCCCAGGGCGGTGGTTACCAGGGAAATGCCGGTTATCAGCAGGGTGGGGCGCCCCAGGGCGGCGGATATAAGGGCGGCGGATCTGGCGGGTCTGTGCCGCCCAAGGATGATATTCCGTTCTAA
- a CDS encoding THUMP domain-containing class I SAM-dependent RNA methyltransferase translates to MKPTPFEKRIKRRVTARKQTFFASTTPGLKQILAAEFAALPLETEHFTMAEGGVVFTGPMKSCYLANLYLGTASRITMEVAEFKAENFRTLEKKLAQVEWELFLKKRSHIHVEATTHHSRLYHTRAIEERAVQIIQDHLDMAAPESPGAPASYKILIRVRDDRFFISLDTSGDLLHKRGLTSAVGMAPLRSTLARSILIRTGFSGREPLMDPMCGSGSFLVEGAMMASQIPPGFYRQFAFEHFPCFSQAQWNHLKKTAEKNFRNVETPLIFGFDQAGNLIAGLEQTLSDHGFSGLVQVDKQDFFDLGPKDFTDQAGVVVLNPPYGKRLGEKGETAEFYKRIGDKLARNFQGWRVGILLPEPELARELPFAVELHPLFHGGLEIHVATGKIH, encoded by the coding sequence ATGAAACCAACACCATTTGAAAAACGGATAAAACGACGGGTAACCGCAAGAAAGCAGACCTTTTTTGCGTCCACAACCCCGGGGCTCAAACAGATCCTGGCCGCTGAATTTGCAGCCCTTCCCCTGGAAACGGAACATTTTACCATGGCCGAGGGCGGGGTTGTATTCACAGGTCCCATGAAATCCTGCTACCTTGCCAATCTTTACCTTGGAACCGCCTCCAGAATCACCATGGAGGTTGCGGAATTCAAGGCTGAAAACTTCAGAACCCTTGAAAAAAAACTGGCCCAGGTCGAGTGGGAGCTCTTTCTTAAAAAAAGGAGCCATATCCATGTGGAGGCCACCACCCACCACTCAAGGCTATATCACACGCGAGCCATTGAAGAGCGGGCCGTTCAGATCATCCAGGACCACCTTGACATGGCGGCACCAGAATCACCCGGCGCACCTGCCAGTTACAAGATCCTGATCCGGGTCAGGGACGACCGGTTTTTCATCTCTTTAGACACCAGCGGAGACCTTCTCCACAAGCGGGGGCTCACAAGCGCAGTGGGTATGGCCCCCCTGCGGTCAACCCTTGCCCGTTCGATTCTGATCCGGACAGGCTTTTCAGGCAGGGAACCGTTGATGGATCCCATGTGCGGGTCAGGCAGTTTCCTCGTTGAAGGGGCAATGATGGCATCCCAGATTCCCCCGGGATTTTATCGGCAGTTTGCCTTTGAACATTTCCCCTGTTTCAGCCAGGCCCAGTGGAACCACCTGAAAAAAACGGCAGAAAAAAATTTCCGGAACGTGGAAACGCCCCTTATCTTTGGTTTTGACCAGGCCGGGAATCTGATTGCGGGTCTTGAGCAAACCCTTTCCGACCATGGGTTTTCAGGGCTGGTACAGGTAGACAAACAGGACTTCTTTGACCTTGGGCCGAAGGATTTCACCGACCAGGCCGGGGTGGTGGTCCTGAATCCGCCCTATGGTAAACGCCTGGGGGAAAAGGGTGAAACCGCAGAATTTTACAAACGGATCGGCGACAAGCTTGCCCGGAATTTCCAGGGATGGAGGGTGGGCATCCTCCTGCCTGAACCTGAACTTGCCAGGGAACTTCCCTTTGCTGTGGAGTTACATCCCCTGTTCCACGGCGGACTTGAAATCCATGTAGCCACGGGTAAAATCCACTGA
- a CDS encoding acyl-CoA dehydrogenase has product MAQFISDRRDIDFLLHEMLDTAGLAKKSEKFAEFNKKTIDLIVSEARNLAVKEILPTQKEGDEHGCVLENGKVTTPPSFKRLYDLFNEGEWLAMTEDPEWGGQGMPRTISSATMEYFNGANYPFMMYPGLTHGAGKLVEEFGTDEQKRVFLKKMYSGEWAGTMLLTEPGAGSDVGALTTTAKRNDDGTFSITGEKIFISGGEHDLTENIIHPVLARIEGAPEGTKGISLFLVPKFLVNEDGSLGEFNDVVCTGIEHKLGIHGNSTCSLALGSNGKCVGTLLGEENKGMKAMFVMMNEARLLVGFQGFACATASYMYAVNYAKQRIQGKNLLEMMDANAKAVPIIQHPDVRRQLLKMKALVEGMRSILYYVNYCADMAAIGKDEAERAKYQGLVEVLTPIAKGYVTDRAFEVCSQGMQIYGGYGFIEEYPMAQLLRDCRITMIYEGTNGIQAMDLLGRKLGMNKGKPIMDLFGEMQKTVAGAKEIPAIQAYAEKIEKALNKLGEVAMTMGQTAMSPKVLNAFANAHPFQDAAGDVAVAWMLLWRASISATKLEKAKAKDKPFYNGQIKSLQFFVETLLPMTMGNLAGLKTVSGAAVDIDEASFAG; this is encoded by the coding sequence ATGGCACAGTTTATTTCCGACAGAAGGGATATTGATTTTTTACTCCACGAGATGCTTGACACGGCAGGGCTTGCAAAGAAAAGCGAAAAATTTGCAGAGTTCAACAAAAAAACCATCGACCTCATTGTTTCCGAGGCCCGCAACCTTGCGGTCAAGGAGATCCTTCCCACCCAGAAGGAGGGTGATGAGCATGGCTGTGTTCTGGAGAACGGCAAGGTAACAACGCCTCCTTCATTCAAGCGGCTCTATGACCTTTTTAACGAGGGAGAATGGCTTGCAATGACTGAAGACCCTGAATGGGGTGGACAGGGCATGCCAAGGACTATTTCTTCGGCAACCATGGAATACTTTAACGGGGCCAACTATCCTTTCATGATGTACCCCGGCCTCACCCATGGTGCAGGCAAGCTGGTCGAAGAGTTTGGCACCGACGAGCAGAAACGGGTTTTTCTTAAAAAAATGTACTCCGGCGAATGGGCAGGCACCATGCTCCTCACCGAACCTGGGGCAGGATCCGATGTGGGCGCCCTGACCACCACGGCCAAACGAAACGATGATGGCACCTTTTCCATCACAGGTGAAAAGATTTTCATCTCCGGCGGAGAGCATGACCTGACCGAGAACATCATCCACCCCGTCCTTGCCCGCATTGAAGGTGCCCCCGAGGGCACCAAGGGCATCTCCTTGTTTCTGGTTCCCAAGTTTCTCGTAAACGAGGACGGCTCCCTTGGTGAGTTCAACGATGTGGTGTGCACGGGCATCGAGCACAAACTCGGCATCCACGGCAACAGCACCTGCTCCCTGGCCCTTGGCAGTAACGGCAAGTGTGTGGGAACCCTTCTGGGTGAAGAGAACAAGGGCATGAAGGCCATGTTTGTCATGATGAACGAGGCCCGGCTCCTGGTGGGTTTCCAGGGATTTGCCTGCGCCACGGCTTCGTACATGTATGCCGTGAACTACGCAAAACAAAGAATTCAGGGCAAAAATCTTCTTGAGATGATGGATGCCAATGCAAAGGCCGTTCCCATTATCCAGCACCCGGATGTCCGTCGTCAGCTGCTCAAGATGAAGGCCCTTGTGGAAGGCATGCGAAGCATTCTCTACTATGTCAACTATTGTGCAGACATGGCAGCCATTGGAAAGGATGAGGCGGAACGGGCCAAATACCAGGGCCTTGTGGAGGTTCTCACCCCCATTGCCAAGGGTTATGTCACGGATCGTGCCTTTGAGGTGTGCAGCCAGGGCATGCAGATCTATGGCGGTTATGGATTTATCGAAGAGTATCCCATGGCCCAGCTCCTGAGGGACTGCCGCATCACCATGATCTATGAGGGCACCAATGGCATCCAGGCCATGGATCTTCTCGGCAGAAAGCTTGGTATGAACAAGGGCAAGCCCATCATGGATCTCTTTGGTGAGATGCAGAAAACCGTTGCTGGGGCAAAGGAGATTCCCGCTATCCAGGCCTATGCAGAAAAGATCGAAAAGGCCCTGAACAAGCTTGGCGAGGTTGCCATGACCATGGGACAGACAGCCATGTCACCCAAGGTGCTCAATGCCTTTGCCAATGCCCATCCCTTCCAGGATGCCGCCGGCGACGTTGCCGTGGCGTGGATGCTGCTCTGGAGAGCCTCCATCTCAGCCACCAAACTTGAAAAGGCCAAGGCAAAGGACAAACCCTTTTACAACGGTCAGATCAAGTCACTGCAGTTCTTTGTGGAGACCCTTCTTCCCATGACCATGGGTAACCTTGCTGGCCTTAAAACCGTCAGCGGTGCAGCCGTGGACATTGACGAAGCATCCTTTGCCGGTTAA
- a CDS encoding ABC transporter substrate-binding protein, protein MKKIIVFGLTLFMVMAFGFSANAKTMKVGLDADPVSLDIHVQLSGGMLQLSHWCFDPLVRWTQDMQFEPRLATKWERMDDLTMRFYLRKGVKFHSGNTFTAKDVKWTFDRMRKSIDYKGLIEPFEGVTIIDDYTVDIKTKKPYALLLNMATYFFAMDSEFYTGTDESGQPKDAIVKIGPSYALDHLSGTGPFVVSSREQGVKMVFDRFKDYWDTKSPGNVDQMILTPIKEDATRVAALLSGDVDFISPVPPQDFNRIEGDKNVQLVTINGGRIITFQMNQERRPEFKDVRVRQAMVYAVNNAGIVKKLMKGTATVAAQQGPEGYAGYKENLKPRFDLEKAKALMKEAGLENGFECTMIAPNNRYVKDEKIAEAVVQMLAKINIKVNLKTMPKAQYWDEFDAKVADIQMIGWHSDTEDSGNFTEFLMMCINKETGYGAYNSGVYCNKRVDELTVAAQSETDLAKRSDMLKEIEQILYDDAAFIPLHWQNLSYAGKNNVGIKPVINSMNFPYFGDIVVK, encoded by the coding sequence ATGAAGAAAATTATTGTATTTGGTTTAACCCTTTTCATGGTGATGGCATTTGGTTTTTCAGCCAATGCCAAAACAATGAAAGTCGGTCTTGATGCTGATCCGGTCTCCCTTGACATCCATGTTCAACTCTCGGGCGGAATGCTTCAGCTGTCACACTGGTGCTTTGATCCCCTGGTCCGTTGGACCCAGGATATGCAGTTTGAACCCCGCCTTGCTACCAAGTGGGAACGGATGGATGATCTGACCATGCGTTTTTACCTTAGAAAAGGGGTTAAATTTCATTCCGGCAACACCTTTACGGCAAAGGATGTGAAGTGGACCTTTGACCGCATGAGAAAAAGTATAGACTACAAGGGTTTGATTGAGCCCTTTGAAGGCGTTACCATCATTGACGACTACACCGTGGACATTAAAACAAAAAAACCCTATGCCCTTCTTTTAAACATGGCCACCTATTTCTTTGCCATGGATTCTGAATTTTACACAGGAACGGATGAGTCCGGCCAGCCCAAGGACGCCATTGTAAAAATTGGTCCCTCCTATGCCCTGGACCATCTCTCCGGAACCGGCCCCTTTGTGGTTTCCTCCCGGGAGCAGGGCGTCAAGATGGTGTTTGACCGGTTTAAAGATTACTGGGACACCAAGTCTCCAGGCAATGTGGATCAAATGATCCTCACCCCCATCAAAGAGGATGCAACCCGGGTTGCCGCCCTTCTTTCAGGCGATGTTGACTTTATCTCCCCCGTTCCTCCCCAGGATTTCAACCGCATTGAGGGCGACAAAAATGTCCAGCTTGTCACCATCAACGGCGGCCGAATCATCACCTTCCAGATGAACCAGGAGCGTCGTCCTGAGTTCAAGGACGTCAGGGTTCGCCAGGCAATGGTATATGCCGTGAACAACGCCGGCATTGTCAAAAAACTGATGAAGGGAACGGCAACGGTTGCAGCCCAGCAGGGACCCGAAGGATATGCGGGATACAAGGAAAACCTCAAACCCCGCTTTGACCTTGAAAAGGCAAAGGCCCTCATGAAAGAGGCCGGACTTGAGAATGGGTTTGAATGCACCATGATCGCTCCTAACAACCGCTATGTAAAGGATGAAAAAATTGCAGAGGCCGTTGTCCAGATGCTTGCCAAGATCAACATCAAGGTGAACCTCAAGACCATGCCCAAGGCCCAGTACTGGGATGAATTTGATGCAAAGGTGGCTGACATCCAGATGATCGGATGGCATTCAGACACAGAAGATTCCGGTAATTTCACCGAGTTCCTCATGATGTGCATCAACAAGGAGACCGGTTACGGTGCATACAACAGCGGCGTGTACTGCAACAAACGGGTAGATGAACTGACAGTGGCTGCCCAGTCAGAGACGGACCTTGCCAAGCGGTCCGACATGCTCAAGGAAATCGAGCAGATCCTGTATGACGATGCGGCCTTTATTCCCCTCCACTGGCAGAATCTTTCCTATGCCGGCAAAAACAACGTTGGCATCAAGCCTGTGATCAACTCCATGAATTTCCCCTACTTTGGGGATATTGTCGTTAAATAA
- a CDS encoding ABC transporter permease, whose product MFAFIVRRITQAVFVMLVISLIGFAIKNKIGDPVRDLVGQRVTPAERAEIRDRLGLNDSFGEQYVRFLKNAAHGDLGLSFFYKKPALDVIISKAPATMELVFGAGLLIILISLPLGMYTALKPKSFLSRFTMGFSTLGVSMPVFLTAIMLIYIFGVQLHWLPSYGRGETVDIFGNGWWQSGFFTADGLKHLILPCISLASIMLPLFIRLIRSEMMEVLETEYIKFAWAKGLPPMRIWLVHAFKNTLLPVVTVFGVQIGIMFAFTILTETVFQWQGMGYMFLEAVERSDISLLITYLIVVGSVFVIVNTLVDILYGLINPTIRIAGRK is encoded by the coding sequence ATGTTTGCATTTATCGTACGAAGAATCACCCAGGCGGTCTTTGTCATGCTGGTGATCAGCCTCATCGGGTTTGCCATTAAAAATAAGATCGGTGATCCTGTCCGGGACCTTGTGGGCCAGCGGGTGACCCCGGCGGAAAGGGCTGAGATCAGGGATCGCCTCGGTCTTAACGACTCGTTTGGCGAGCAGTATGTGAGATTCCTTAAAAATGCGGCCCACGGGGACCTTGGACTCTCTTTTTTCTACAAGAAACCCGCCCTTGACGTGATCATTTCAAAGGCCCCTGCCACCATGGAGCTGGTCTTTGGGGCCGGACTGCTCATCATCCTGATCTCCCTTCCCCTTGGGATGTACACGGCCCTGAAACCCAAAAGTTTTTTATCGAGATTCACCATGGGATTTTCCACCCTGGGGGTCTCCATGCCCGTATTTTTAACGGCCATCATGCTCATCTACATCTTCGGAGTCCAGCTCCACTGGCTCCCCTCCTACGGCCGGGGAGAAACCGTGGATATTTTCGGCAACGGGTGGTGGCAGTCGGGTTTTTTCACCGCTGACGGTTTAAAACATCTGATTCTTCCCTGTATCTCCCTTGCATCCATCATGCTGCCCCTGTTCATTCGACTCATCCGGTCTGAGATGATGGAAGTGCTTGAAACCGAATACATTAAATTTGCCTGGGCCAAGGGACTGCCCCCCATGCGGATATGGCTGGTCCATGCATTTAAAAACACCCTGCTGCCTGTGGTTACGGTTTTTGGCGTACAGATCGGCATCATGTTCGCCTTTACCATCCTCACCGAGACGGTTTTCCAATGGCAGGGAATGGGGTACATGTTCCTTGAAGCCGTGGAGCGCTCGGACATCTCCCTTCTCATTACCTATCTCATCGTCGTGGGGTCCGTATTTGTCATTGTAAATACCCTGGTGGACATTCTCTATGGATTGATCAACCCCACGATAAGAATAGCAGGAAGAAAATGA
- a CDS encoding ABC transporter permease, whose product MKNFISRFKSSYLFYSFKRDRTARISFVILTFFLLLSLVAPLVSPYNPYDASTTDLMNSEIPPAFMDGGTTEFLLGTDNMGRDLLSTMIYGLRISVLIGLGAVFLQAFIGIIVGLTAGYMGGKVDAVLMRIADIQFSFPYLMVAIFISAIFQLMFGIGSFEKLAVPLLVVIIGLAEWPVYARTIRASVMGEKNKEYVEAARVIGLSQPVIMFRHVLPNTLTSVMVISTIQVANAVMSEAALSFLGLGMPVTMPSLGSLIKSGFEYIFSGIWWITIFPGVFLILFVLVINLLGDWLRDVLNPKLYKG is encoded by the coding sequence ATGAAAAATTTCATCTCTCGTTTTAAATCGTCCTATCTTTTTTACAGTTTCAAGCGGGACAGGACCGCCAGGATCAGCTTTGTCATTCTGACATTTTTTCTGCTGCTGAGCCTTGTGGCCCCTCTGGTTTCACCCTACAACCCCTATGATGCATCAACCACGGATCTCATGAATTCCGAGATTCCACCGGCCTTCATGGACGGCGGAACCACGGAATTTCTCCTGGGCACGGACAACATGGGCAGGGATCTTCTCTCCACCATGATCTACGGGCTCAGGATATCGGTGCTCATCGGGCTCGGGGCCGTATTTCTCCAGGCTTTCATCGGCATCATCGTCGGTCTTACAGCAGGCTACATGGGCGGCAAGGTGGATGCGGTTCTCATGCGCATCGCAGACATCCAGTTTTCCTTTCCCTACCTCATGGTGGCCATCTTCATATCGGCCATTTTCCAGCTCATGTTCGGCATCGGCAGCTTTGAAAAGCTGGCCGTGCCCCTTCTCGTTGTCATCATCGGCCTTGCCGAATGGCCTGTATACGCAAGGACCATACGGGCATCGGTCATGGGGGAAAAGAACAAAGAGTATGTGGAGGCGGCAAGGGTGATCGGACTGTCCCAGCCCGTGATCATGTTCCGCCATGTCCTTCCCAACACCCTGACTTCGGTCATGGTCATCTCCACCATCCAGGTGGCCAATGCCGTGATGAGCGAGGCGGCCCTGTCGTTCCTTGGCCTTGGAATGCCCGTGACCATGCCCTCCCTGGGATCTTTGATCAAGTCCGGATTTGAGTATATCTTTTCCGGCATCTGGTGGATAACCATCTTTCCGGGTGTCTTTCTCATCCTCTTTGTCCTTGTGATCAATCTGCTCGGGGACTGGCTCAGGGATGTGCTCAACCCGAAACTCTACAAAGGATAG
- a CDS encoding ABC transporter ATP-binding protein: MSHLLEVQDLKVKFALRFGDLTAIDGISFTLDKGERLGIVGESGAGKSVTGFAIINLLSKPGFIAGGRILFNGDEISAFPEKKMRSIRGNRISMIFQDPMMTLNPVFTIGTQMVETLKAHQKITTAEAKKVALEKLKKVHIPSPEKRLSQYPHEFSGGMRQRIIIAISLLTDPSIIIADEPTTALDVTIQAEIMDLLQELCLTDDMGLILITHDLGVVSQVTEKIAVMYAGKIIEKGATATVVNSPSHPYTQGLIKSLPGVLKPGETLYQIPGMMPNLTEIPPGCAFNPRCPIKQDICLREVPPLKQTEKGIMAACHLI; encoded by the coding sequence ATGTCCCACCTCCTGGAAGTACAGGATCTAAAAGTAAAATTTGCCCTGAGATTCGGTGATCTCACGGCCATTGACGGCATAAGTTTCACCCTGGATAAGGGGGAAAGACTCGGCATTGTGGGTGAAAGCGGGGCTGGAAAATCCGTCACAGGCTTTGCCATCATCAACCTGTTGAGCAAGCCCGGATTCATCGCCGGGGGAAGAATCCTCTTTAACGGCGATGAAATCAGCGCATTTCCAGAAAAGAAAATGAGATCCATCCGGGGCAACCGGATCAGCATGATTTTCCAGGATCCCATGATGACCCTCAACCCGGTCTTTACCATTGGCACTCAGATGGTGGAAACCCTGAAGGCCCATCAAAAGATCACCACGGCCGAGGCTAAAAAGGTCGCCCTGGAAAAGCTAAAAAAGGTTCACATCCCTTCGCCTGAAAAAAGACTCTCCCAGTATCCCCACGAGTTTTCCGGGGGTATGCGCCAGCGGATTATCATTGCCATATCCCTGTTGACCGACCCTTCGATCATCATTGCTGACGAACCCACAACGGCCCTGGACGTAACCATCCAGGCCGAAATCATGGACCTTCTCCAGGAGCTTTGCCTCACGGATGACATGGGGCTGATCCTCATCACCCACGACCTTGGGGTGGTCTCCCAGGTAACGGAAAAAATCGCCGTCATGTATGCCGGGAAAATAATCGAAAAGGGCGCTACCGCCACCGTTGTCAATTCGCCTTCCCACCCCTACACCCAGGGACTGATCAAATCCCTGCCAGGGGTGTTGAAGCCTGGAGAAACCCTTTACCAGATACCCGGCATGATGCCCAACCTCACGGAAATCCCCCCTGGATGCGCATTCAACCCCCGTTGCCCCATCAAACAGGATATCTGTCTCAGGGAGGTCCCCCCTTTGAAGCAAACCGAAAAAGGCATAATGGCTGCATGCCATTTGATTTAG
- a CDS encoding ABC transporter ATP-binding protein, which produces MENNTPILTIKNIVKHFDISGGFLEQLKFKNSRIVREKTTVKAVNNVSLTINRGETLSVVGESGCGKSTLARVILGLYPPNSGEIYYKEDRIDHLTHREMLPFRKKMQMIFQDPYASLNPRKTVKQTLEEPLRFHNPHMTDDKVHAKVKSVIEQVGVDPAWSGRYPHEFSGGQRQRISIARALILDPDLIVADEPVSALDVSIQAQILNLLMDAGKKRGLTYLFITHDLSVVQHISTRVAVMYLGTLCELATPETLFATPSHPYTRALLSAIPRVGQTRPNNIKLKGEVPTPVHLPTGCVFHGRCLFANDRCTRENPKLVTLDNGTQVACHAVEEGRSIE; this is translated from the coding sequence ATGGAAAACAACACCCCAATCCTGACCATCAAAAACATAGTAAAGCACTTTGACATCTCCGGTGGCTTTCTGGAACAGCTTAAATTTAAAAACAGCCGCATTGTCCGGGAAAAAACCACGGTCAAGGCGGTCAACAACGTCAGCCTCACCATCAACAGGGGAGAGACCCTGAGCGTGGTGGGTGAATCCGGATGCGGAAAATCCACCCTTGCACGGGTGATCCTGGGCCTGTACCCGCCAAACTCGGGGGAGATTTATTATAAAGAAGACCGGATCGATCATCTCACCCACAGGGAGATGCTTCCCTTCCGCAAAAAAATGCAGATGATATTCCAGGACCCTTACGCCTCCCTCAACCCGAGGAAAACTGTAAAGCAGACCCTGGAAGAACCCCTGCGTTTCCACAATCCCCACATGACCGACGATAAGGTTCACGCCAAGGTGAAATCCGTGATTGAACAGGTAGGGGTGGATCCGGCCTGGTCCGGCCGCTATCCCCATGAGTTTTCAGGCGGTCAGCGCCAGCGCATCAGCATTGCAAGGGCCCTGATTCTTGATCCGGATCTCATCGTGGCCGATGAGCCTGTATCAGCCCTGGACGTATCCATCCAGGCCCAGATCCTCAATCTGCTCATGGATGCCGGCAAAAAACGAGGGCTCACCTATCTCTTTATCACCCACGATCTTTCCGTGGTCCAGCACATCAGCACCCGGGTGGCCGTGATGTACCTTGGCACCCTGTGTGAACTTGCCACCCCTGAAACCCTGTTTGCCACCCCGTCCCACCCCTATACCCGGGCACTCTTGAGTGCCATTCCACGGGTGGGCCAGACAAGGCCCAACAACATAAAACTAAAGGGAGAGGTGCCCACCCCGGTGCACCTTCCAACGGGCTGCGTGTTCCACGGCCGCTGTCTGTTTGCCAATGACCGGTGCACCCGGGAAAACCCCAAACTTGTAACACTTGACAACGGCACCCAGGTGGCCTGCCACGCAGTTGAAGAGGGGCGAAGCATTGAATGA
- a CDS encoding ABC transporter permease has translation MNDREKRPLAALSINHDNAQGTTVTLSGSLDIAGVSKVWEKAEKALFGTGDLVIDLKRVDHMDSAGAALVWFIKTTWKQRTGGKISVLGLKPAFKQVMDLTETIPDTRDGEKKPKKKPPSFVETRGKNFADQMEKATSFIALVGQITRALIHAFFHPLSVRWKDALLTAERSGVNALPIVALISFIVGLVMAFQAAMPMKMFGAEIYVANLIGIAMVRELGPLMTAIILAGRSGSAFAAEIGTMKINEEIDALSTMGLDPVRFLMVPRILAAVFITPLLTIFSNFVGIMGGSIVLLSMGYPAITYYSQVISFVTWIDFTGGLVKCFVFGILISAAGCIRGIETQSGPGAVGASTTSAVVTGITLIAVFDGIFSVLFYCLGI, from the coding sequence TTGAATGACAGGGAAAAAAGACCTTTGGCAGCCCTGTCAATAAATCATGACAATGCCCAGGGCACCACGGTCACCCTTTCGGGCAGCCTGGACATTGCCGGTGTTTCAAAGGTGTGGGAAAAGGCCGAAAAGGCCCTTTTCGGAACAGGAGATCTGGTCATTGACCTTAAACGGGTGGACCACATGGACAGTGCCGGAGCGGCCCTGGTCTGGTTCATCAAGACCACCTGGAAACAAAGAACCGGTGGAAAAATTTCGGTCCTGGGGCTTAAACCAGCATTTAAACAGGTGATGGACCTGACTGAAACGATTCCTGACACCAGGGATGGAGAAAAAAAGCCCAAAAAAAAGCCCCCCTCATTTGTCGAAACCCGGGGGAAAAACTTTGCAGATCAAATGGAAAAGGCAACCTCGTTCATCGCCCTTGTGGGACAGATCACCCGGGCATTGATCCACGCCTTTTTTCATCCCCTGTCGGTCCGGTGGAAGGACGCCCTGCTGACCGCAGAACGCTCGGGTGTCAACGCCCTTCCCATCGTCGCCCTTATCAGCTTTATTGTGGGCCTTGTCATGGCCTTTCAGGCGGCCATGCCCATGAAAATGTTCGGCGCAGAGATCTATGTGGCCAACCTCATCGGCATTGCCATGGTTCGGGAGCTTGGCCCCCTCATGACGGCCATTATCCTGGCTGGCCGGTCGGGCTCGGCGTTTGCCGCCGAGATCGGCACCATGAAAATCAACGAAGAAATCGACGCGCTTTCCACCATGGGGCTTGACCCTGTCCGATTTCTCATGGTCCCGAGAATCCTGGCCGCCGTGTTTATCACCCCACTGTTGACCATCTTTTCAAATTTTGTCGGTATCATGGGCGGCTCCATTGTTCTTCTGTCCATGGGCTATCCTGCCATCACCTACTACAGCCAGGTGATCTCCTTTGTCACCTGGATCGATTTCACCGGGGGCCTGGTCAAGTGCTTTGTGTTCGGCATCCTGATCTCAGCTGCAGGATGCATCAGGGGAATAGAGACCCAAAGCGGACCCGGCGCCGTAGGCGCAAGCACCACAAGCGCCGTTGTGACGGGCATTACCCTGATCGCCGTGTTTGACGGCATATTTTCAGTTCTCTTTTACTGCCTTGGAATTTAA